One stretch of Sylvia atricapilla isolate bSylAtr1 chromosome 4, bSylAtr1.pri, whole genome shotgun sequence DNA includes these proteins:
- the STIM2 gene encoding LOW QUALITY PROTEIN: stromal interaction molecule 2 (The sequence of the model RefSeq protein was modified relative to this genomic sequence to represent the inferred CDS: deleted 1 base in 1 codon) produces MSGLRAPGVRPLPTCLLLLGLLLPAGAGAGCELEAADGGGGRRGGRGGAAASAAEPVTDPCSSLSPPCFTEEDRFSLEALRMIHKQMDDDKDGGIEVDESDEFLREDMQYKDASNKHSHLHREDKHITIEDLWKRWKTSEVHNWTQEDTLQWLSDFVELPQYEKNFRDSNVNGTTLPRIAVNEHAFMISHLKIIDRSHRQKLQLKALDVVLFGPLTRPPHNWMKDFILTVSIVIGFGGCWFAYTQNRTSREHITKMMKDLESLQTAEQSLLDLQERLEKAQEENRNVAVEKQNLERKMMDEINDAKREAHRLRELREGAECELSRLKYAEEELVQVRMALKKAEKEFELRSNWSVPEALQKWLQLTHEVEVQYYNIKRQHAEMQLAIAKDEAEKIKKKRSTVFGTLHVAHSSSLDEVDHKILEAKKALSELTTCLRERLYRWQQIEKICGFQIAHNSGLPSLTSSLYSDHSWVVMPRVSIPPYPIAGGVDDLDEDTPPIVSQFHGSIVKPPSTLARSSSLCRSRRSVVPSSPQSQHALHSPDPDILSVSSCPALYRTEEEEEAIYFSADKQWEVQETGSECDSLNSSIGRKQSPPASLEMYQTISPQKVSPEEFSLEESSTGDSSSLTADISRGSPDCVGMAETKSMIFSPASKVYNGILEKSCSMNQLSTGIPVPKPRHTSCSSTGSDSKPSHEAASVPRISSIPQDLCQNGEKNKKPSKIKNLFKKKCK; encoded by the exons ATCCCTGCAGTTCACTGAGCCCGCCGTGCTTTACTGAGGAG GACCGATTCAGCCTAGAAGCTCTCCGCATGATCCATAAGCAGATGGATGATGACAAAGATGGTGGGATCGAAGTAGATGAAAGTGATGAG tttctaagGGAAGATATGCAGTACAAGGATGCCTCAAATAAACATAGTCACCTGCACAGGGAAGACAAGCATATCACCATTGAGGATCTGTGGAAACGCTGGAAAACATCTGAAG ttcataACTGGACTCAAGAGGACACTCTTCAGTGGCTCTCAGATTTTGTTGAATTGCCCCaatatgaaaagaattttagaGACAGCAATGTCAATGGAACAACACTTCCAAG GATAGCAGTAAATGAACATGCTTTCATGATCTCTCACTTGAAAATAATTGACCGGAGCCATAGACAGAAGCTTCAGCTTAAAGCCTTGGATGTTGTTTTATTTGGACCTCTCACCC GTCCCCCTCACAACTGGATGAAGGATTTTATATTAACAGTTTCTATAGTTATTGGTTTTGGAGGCTGCTGGTTTGCATATACACAGAACAGAACCTCAAGAGAACATATCACAAAAATGATGAAGGACTTAGAAAGTCTCCAAACAGCAGAGCAAAGTCTTCTTGACTTGCAGGAAAG GCTTGAGAAGGCACAAGAAGAGAATAGAAACGTTGCtgttgaaaagcaaaatcttgAGCGCAAAATGATGGATGAGATCAATGATGCAAAACGTGAAGCTCATCGCCTAAGGGAATTGAGAGAGGGAGCTGAATGTGAGCTCAGCAGGCTCAAATATGCAGAGGAAGAGTTAGTACAG GTTCGTATGGCTTTAAAAAAGGCTGAGAAGGAGTTTGAGTTGAGAAGTAATTGGTCTGTTCCTGAAGCTTTGCAGAAGTGGCTTCAATTAACACATGAAGTTGAAGTACAGTATTACAATATCAAAAGACAGCATGCAGAAATGCAATTAGCAATTGCTAAAGATGAG gcagaaaagataaaaaagaagagaagcacTGTATTTGGAACATTACATGTTgcacacagctcctctctggATGAAGTGGACCATAAAATTCTTGAAGCAAA GAAAGCACTCTCTGAGTTGACAACGTGTTTGCGAGAGCGTCTTTATCGATGGCAACAGATTGAGAAGATTTGTGGTTTTCAAATTGCACACAATTCTGGGCTGCCAAGCTTGACTTCCTCCCTCTACTCTGATCACAGCTGGGTAGTTATGCCTCGAGTGTCTATTCCTCCCTATCCAATTGCAGGGGGAGTTGACGACTTAGATGAGGACACTCCTCCAATAGTTTCACAGTTTCATG gGTCCATTGTAAAACCTCCCAGCACACTGGCAAGAAGCAGTAGCTTGTGTAGATCAAGACGCAGTGTTGTGCCATCATCTCCACAGTCTCAGCACGCTTTGCACTCCCCTGACCCTGACATCCTTTCTGTGTCGAGCTGCCCAGCTCTCTATCGAactgaagaggaggaggaagccaTTTACTTCTCTGCTGATAAACAATG GGAAGTACAGGAAACAGGTTCGGAATGTGACTCCTTAAATTCCTCCATTGGAAGAAAACAGTCTCCTCCAGCAAGTCTTGAGATGTACCAGACAATTTCTCCTCAGAAAGTATCGCCAGAAGAATTCTCACTTGAGGAATCATCTACGGGAGACTCCTCTTCTCTAACTGCAGATATTTCTAGGGGCTCTCCTGACTGTGTAGGCATGGCAGAAACTAAGAGCATGATCTTTAGTCCTGCAAGCAAAGTTTATAATGGAATCCTGGAGAAGTCTTGCAGCATGAACCAGCTTTCAACTGGGATCCCAGTCCCAAAGCCTCGTCACACCTCATGTTCTTCAACCGGCAGTGATAGTAAACCCAGCCATGAAGCTGCTTCTGTCCCCAGGATAAGCAGCATCCCACAGGACCTCTGCCAGaatggtgaaaaaaataaaaagccatccaaaataaaaaacctcttTAAGAAGAAGTGCAAGTGA